In one Mucilaginibacter ginsenosidivorax genomic region, the following are encoded:
- a CDS encoding alpha-L-fucosidase, translated as MKRKAGLLGVLLLSTCLAIAQQATSSIPVKTPKAVMDRFMDKRFGMFIHFGPVTQRGTEIGWSRNDQVPEEDYDNLYHEFNPKLFNADEWVKAAKDAGMKYLVITAKHHDGFLLWPSAFSDYNISKSPFKRDIVGELEKACKKQGITFCIYCTVLDWHDKDYPIDNPHHPEINARKGDMTAFKTRMKNELKEVITKYHPFMLWFDGYWEAPWTTADGQEIYNYIKSVDVNVITNNRLGKISEKLGGDAVGDFLTPEQTIGKLNMDEPWESCITICNQWAWKPNDGMKSLKQCIQTLVTSASGNGNLLFNVGPAMDGHMEARQVARLKEMGAWLKQNGEAIYGTKGGPYVPTAEYGATRLGNKIYINVFQRKDSTLNIPLLPNTKILKSYFLNGNAVAIRSDSKGYKIELPATLPDENCSVIVLEVDVNAMDIPVIKS; from the coding sequence ATGAAAAGAAAAGCAGGACTATTGGGAGTCCTTTTATTAAGTACCTGTTTAGCTATAGCGCAGCAGGCAACAAGTTCAATTCCGGTTAAAACTCCTAAGGCGGTTATGGATCGGTTTATGGATAAGCGTTTTGGTATGTTTATTCATTTTGGCCCGGTAACCCAACGCGGTACCGAAATTGGCTGGAGCCGTAACGACCAGGTGCCCGAGGAGGACTACGATAACTTATACCACGAGTTTAACCCTAAATTATTTAATGCCGATGAATGGGTAAAAGCCGCAAAAGATGCCGGGATGAAATACCTTGTTATTACGGCCAAGCATCACGATGGCTTCCTGTTGTGGCCAAGCGCTTTCTCAGATTATAATATCTCAAAATCGCCGTTTAAAAGAGATATTGTAGGTGAATTGGAAAAAGCTTGTAAAAAACAAGGCATCACTTTTTGTATTTATTGTACCGTTTTAGATTGGCACGATAAAGATTACCCGATAGATAACCCGCACCATCCCGAAATAAATGCCCGCAAAGGTGATATGACTGCATTTAAAACCCGGATGAAAAATGAGCTTAAAGAAGTGATAACCAAATATCACCCCTTTATGCTTTGGTTCGATGGCTATTGGGAAGCCCCATGGACAACGGCCGATGGTCAGGAAATCTACAACTACATCAAAAGCGTTGATGTTAACGTAATTACCAATAATCGCCTGGGTAAGATAAGCGAAAAATTGGGCGGTGATGCGGTTGGCGATTTTTTAACACCGGAACAAACCATAGGCAAACTTAATATGGATGAGCCGTGGGAAAGTTGCATTACCATTTGCAACCAATGGGCCTGGAAACCAAACGATGGGATGAAATCATTAAAACAGTGCATCCAAACTTTGGTAACATCGGCATCGGGTAATGGTAACCTGTTATTTAACGTCGGTCCGGCGATGGATGGCCACATGGAAGCCCGGCAGGTAGCCCGCTTAAAAGAAATGGGGGCCTGGCTAAAGCAAAATGGCGAGGCAATTTACGGTACAAAAGGTGGTCCGTATGTGCCGACAGCCGAATACGGTGCGACCCGTTTAGGGAACAAAATCTATATCAACGTTTTTCAACGTAAGGATAGCACGTTAAATATTCCATTACTGCCCAATACCAAAATCCTGAAATCTTATTTTCTGAATGGTAACGCCGTTGCCATCCGGTCGGATAGTAAAGGCTATAAAATAGAGTTGCCTGCCACTTTACCTGATGAAAATTGCTCGGTAATTGTGTTGGAAGTTGATGTTAACGCTATGGATATTCCTGTAATAAAATCATAA
- a CDS encoding glycoside hydrolase family 95 protein, translated as MNFKKYIPAAAAFLLLSTVSIAQKKALNLHYDKPASRWEETLALGNGRLGMMPDGGVSDEKIVLNDITLWSGSVQDANNYDAYKKLPEIKALLLAGKNVEAQALIDKDFVCKGPGSGGKQWGCFQTLGDLNLKFDYNGADASKFTNYQRELSLDNAIAKSIYTVNGVTYKREYFTSFGNDVDVIKLSADKPGKLNFSIGISRPERSKTTTIGNTLQMEGRLDNGTDGNGMQYIANVKARLTGGTLTSTDNSLVIKNATEVIIYISATTDFKSPNFKTKMAKNLTDAMLRPYAAEKQEHISMFQKLFNRVSINLGDDNSAEATDQRLISFHKAPANDKGLPVLFYQFGRYLSICSTRVGLLPPNLQGLWANEVHTPWNGDYHLDVNVQMNHFPVEVSNLSELNLPLVELVRGMVKNGERTAKAYYNADGWVAHVITNVWGWTEPGESASWGVTKAGSGWLCSNIWDHYAFTNDKSYLKSIYPILKGSAQFYNSILVKDPKSGYMVTAPSSSPENSFMMPDGSGNHASICIGATIDNQIMRELFANVITASETLGIDAAFRAQLKKRLTEIPPAGIISKDGRIQEWLEDYKETEPQHRHISHLYGIYPASEITADGTPDLAAAAKKTLDVRGDDGPSWSIAYKLLFWARLHDGNRAYKLFTEIMKPTTSTGINYGAGGGIYPNLLSAGPPFQIDGNFGTTAGIAEMLIQSHEGYINLIPAIPDSWKASGDVKGLRARGNFTVDFKWKDGKVISYRVTSTTPRKVKVKVNGVMKEVMAQKV; from the coding sequence ATGAATTTTAAAAAATATATACCCGCTGCAGCTGCTTTTTTATTGCTGTCGACGGTTTCAATCGCCCAGAAAAAGGCGCTTAATTTACATTATGATAAGCCTGCATCGCGCTGGGAAGAGACTCTTGCCCTGGGCAACGGCCGTTTAGGCATGATGCCGGATGGGGGAGTGAGTGATGAAAAAATTGTACTTAATGACATAACACTTTGGTCGGGTTCCGTGCAGGACGCCAATAATTATGACGCCTATAAAAAATTGCCCGAGATAAAGGCATTGCTATTAGCCGGCAAAAACGTGGAAGCGCAGGCCCTGATAGATAAAGATTTTGTATGCAAAGGCCCCGGATCGGGAGGCAAACAATGGGGTTGTTTTCAAACTCTTGGCGATTTAAACCTTAAGTTTGATTATAATGGTGCCGATGCTTCGAAATTTACCAACTATCAGCGTGAATTGTCGCTGGATAACGCTATTGCTAAAAGTATTTATACTGTTAACGGCGTAACCTATAAACGGGAGTATTTTACCAGTTTTGGCAATGATGTGGATGTGATTAAGCTTAGCGCCGATAAGCCCGGCAAGCTGAATTTTAGTATTGGTATTAGCCGACCGGAGCGGTCAAAAACCACCACAATTGGTAATACGCTGCAAATGGAAGGCCGGTTGGATAACGGTACCGATGGTAACGGCATGCAATACATAGCCAATGTTAAAGCCAGGCTTACCGGGGGGACTTTAACCTCCACAGATAATAGCCTGGTTATCAAAAATGCTACCGAGGTTATTATCTACATTTCGGCAACTACCGATTTTAAAAGTCCCAATTTTAAGACTAAAATGGCTAAGAATTTAACTGATGCTATGCTAAGGCCGTACGCGGCAGAAAAGCAGGAGCATATCAGCATGTTTCAAAAGCTGTTTAACCGGGTAAGTATCAATTTAGGCGATGATAACTCGGCAGAGGCCACCGATCAGCGGCTCATTAGCTTCCATAAAGCGCCTGCCAACGATAAAGGTTTGCCAGTTTTGTTTTATCAATTTGGGCGCTATTTAAGTATTTGCAGCACAAGGGTAGGCTTGTTGCCGCCCAATTTACAAGGGCTTTGGGCCAACGAAGTTCATACCCCCTGGAATGGCGATTACCACCTGGATGTAAATGTTCAAATGAACCATTTTCCGGTCGAAGTTTCTAACCTGTCTGAGCTAAACCTGCCATTGGTTGAACTGGTGCGCGGTATGGTGAAAAACGGTGAGCGTACAGCTAAGGCTTACTACAATGCTGATGGTTGGGTTGCCCACGTAATAACCAATGTTTGGGGATGGACTGAGCCCGGCGAAAGCGCTTCATGGGGCGTAACCAAAGCTGGCTCGGGCTGGCTGTGCAGTAACATCTGGGATCATTATGCTTTTACAAATGACAAAAGCTATCTGAAAAGTATTTACCCCATTTTGAAAGGCTCGGCACAGTTTTACAACAGCATATTGGTAAAAGACCCTAAAAGCGGTTATATGGTAACTGCGCCGTCATCATCGCCCGAAAATAGCTTTATGATGCCCGATGGCAGCGGCAATCACGCCAGCATTTGCATCGGTGCAACTATCGATAACCAGATTATGCGCGAGTTGTTCGCCAATGTAATTACCGCGTCAGAAACTTTAGGTATTGATGCCGCTTTCCGTGCCCAATTAAAAAAACGATTAACAGAAATTCCCCCTGCCGGTATCATCAGCAAAGATGGCCGCATACAGGAGTGGCTGGAAGATTATAAGGAAACCGAGCCACAGCACAGGCATATTTCGCATCTGTATGGTATTTACCCCGCATCCGAAATTACAGCAGACGGCACACCCGACCTGGCAGCCGCAGCTAAGAAAACGTTGGATGTACGCGGAGACGATGGCCCAAGCTGGTCTATCGCCTACAAACTCTTATTCTGGGCAAGGCTGCACGATGGTAACCGGGCCTATAAACTATTCACCGAGATCATGAAACCGACTACAAGTACAGGCATAAATTACGGTGCAGGGGGCGGTATTTATCCAAATCTCTTGTCGGCGGGGCCGCCGTTTCAAATTGATGGAAATTTTGGCACTACAGCAGGTATTGCCGAAATGCTGATCCAAAGCCATGAAGGTTACATCAACCTGATCCCGGCTATTCCTGACAGCTGGAAAGCGTCGGGTGATGTGAAGGGATTACGTGCCCGCGGCAATTTTACCGTTGATTTTAAATGGAAGGATGGTAAAGTCATTAGCTACCGCGTTACATCAACCACGCCGCGTAAGGTGAAAGTAAAGGTTAACGGGGTAATGAAAGAAGTGATGGCGCAAAAGGTGTAA
- a CDS encoding alpha-galactosidase, which produces MKISYKIIFTFSLVIQTLVSIASARQTTTVTIPYGKSNSIVYDLKAGTYNVYHGKTTLFSNITATFKIKDLAVATTDNLYRKYASSPVNDGFGKGEKYVVTHTGNNLPKIEQVFYVYPGREFFLTQVVLSGKKLSSNSIIPFSGNIPAVTGDARSIFVPFDNDTFIRYNAKEFKAPFSNTSAEVGTVYDNTSRNGYVAGSVEHEIWKTGVRSTATGEGNRMVVWSGYTEESVTRDNIEHGDVKGDIVRSPKIFIGYYDDWRTGMEEYAKANRIAEPPFVFNWIKPTPVGWNSWGVMQEKLTYEKATKVADFFADSLSAFRTGNTAFIDLDSYWDFMLKGGLEGDYSKLKEFADYCKSKGLQPGVYWAPFTDWGWKDGPDRKVAGTNYTYGETWTKVGKGYHDIDGARAVDPTHPATLQHIDLVIGKLKECGFKMIKIDFLGHATAESTHFYDPAVTTGMQAYRKGMEYLISKLGDQMLIYAAISPSLASGRYVHTRRIACDAFKSIDNTQYTLNSVSYGWWQTYLYNFVDADHVVLNNESEGANRARMLSAIITGTFITGDDFSVHGQWSARAMQWYQNPEILAVIKNGKSFKPVEGNTGQNASELFVQKIGNAYYVAIFNYSDKPKEFALDFKRLGLPPQKYKVSEILKGADTDLNVKLPAADAALYKFEFKNQ; this is translated from the coding sequence ATGAAAATAAGCTATAAAATAATTTTTACCTTTTCGTTAGTCATACAAACGCTGGTCAGTATTGCATCCGCCAGGCAAACAACTACCGTGACAATTCCATACGGTAAAAGCAACAGCATTGTTTATGACCTTAAAGCCGGTACCTATAATGTTTATCATGGCAAAACAACCTTGTTTTCTAATATAACAGCCACGTTCAAAATAAAAGACTTGGCTGTAGCTACCACCGATAATTTATACCGCAAGTACGCTTCATCCCCTGTAAATGATGGTTTTGGTAAAGGCGAAAAATACGTAGTAACGCATACCGGTAATAACTTGCCAAAAATTGAACAGGTATTTTACGTTTACCCGGGCCGGGAATTTTTCCTGACCCAGGTTGTATTGTCAGGAAAAAAACTCTCGAGTAATTCTATTATTCCATTTTCCGGTAATATTCCTGCTGTTACCGGCGATGCCCGCAGCATTTTTGTGCCCTTTGATAACGATACGTTTATCCGCTACAATGCCAAAGAGTTTAAAGCCCCTTTCAGCAATACCAGCGCCGAAGTGGGTACCGTATATGATAACACCAGCCGCAACGGTTACGTAGCCGGATCTGTTGAGCACGAGATTTGGAAAACCGGGGTACGCAGCACGGCCACCGGTGAAGGCAACCGGATGGTTGTTTGGAGCGGGTATACCGAAGAAAGCGTAACCCGCGATAATATTGAGCACGGTGATGTTAAAGGCGATATAGTGCGGTCGCCAAAGATTTTTATTGGTTATTACGATGACTGGCGTACCGGTATGGAAGAATACGCTAAAGCCAACCGCATTGCCGAACCTCCGTTTGTTTTTAACTGGATAAAACCAACACCCGTTGGCTGGAATAGCTGGGGCGTAATGCAGGAAAAACTTACCTACGAAAAAGCTACCAAAGTGGCCGATTTTTTTGCCGACAGCCTATCAGCCTTCCGCACAGGTAACACCGCTTTTATTGATTTGGATTCCTACTGGGACTTTATGCTGAAGGGCGGCTTAGAGGGCGATTACAGCAAGCTGAAGGAGTTTGCCGACTACTGCAAAAGCAAAGGGTTGCAACCAGGAGTTTATTGGGCGCCATTTACCGATTGGGGATGGAAAGATGGTCCTGACAGAAAAGTGGCCGGCACCAACTACACCTATGGCGAAACCTGGACAAAAGTTGGCAAAGGCTACCACGATATAGATGGTGCAAGGGCTGTTGATCCTACACATCCTGCAACGCTGCAACATATTGATTTGGTGATTGGTAAGCTGAAAGAATGCGGCTTTAAAATGATTAAAATAGATTTCCTGGGCCACGCTACTGCTGAATCCACCCATTTTTATGATCCGGCTGTTACCACAGGCATGCAGGCTTACCGTAAAGGAATGGAATACCTCATCAGCAAACTGGGCGATCAGATGCTCATTTACGCTGCCATATCGCCAAGTTTGGCGTCGGGCCGTTATGTGCATACCCGCCGCATAGCCTGCGATGCTTTTAAAAGTATCGATAATACCCAGTACACTTTAAATAGTGTAAGCTACGGCTGGTGGCAAACCTATTTGTACAATTTTGTTGATGCCGACCATGTGGTATTAAACAACGAAAGTGAAGGGGCTAACCGTGCCCGGATGCTTTCGGCTATTATTACGGGGACGTTTATTACCGGCGATGATTTTTCGGTGCATGGGCAATGGAGTGCAAGAGCTATGCAGTGGTATCAAAACCCGGAAATATTAGCGGTGATAAAAAATGGTAAATCTTTTAAACCGGTAGAAGGTAACACCGGCCAAAACGCATCTGAACTATTTGTTCAAAAAATCGGAAATGCCTATTATGTTGCTATATTTAATTACTCGGATAAGCCTAAGGAGTTTGCATTGGATTTTAAAAGATTAGGCCTTCCTCCGCAAAAATATAAAGTCAGCGAAATACTAAAAGGAGCCGATACCGATTTGAATGTAAAGCTTCCTGCTGCCGATGCTGCATTATATAAATTTGAATTCAAGAACCAATAA
- a CDS encoding alpha-galactosidase gives MKKKLINKVLPFGVVLVSSVVMAMGSHAQTVTIPVETQNNALVLQTDGDKTLKMVYFGSKLGNAKEYEQIGKMYRQADDSGVLTEAYMASGSQSLAEPAITVTHTDGNKSLNLIYVSHTVTKVDEDVSLLAVNLKDPVYPFEVTLYYKTYFKEDVTEQWSVIKHNEKGEVTLNKYASANLNLKGNGFWLKQYHGNWALEMQPEEAKLTHGIKTIDSKLGTRANLYEPSMFMVSMDKPATEDEGKVVLGALEWSGNFKIDLELDVSNNLRVIAGINNAAAEYHLKPAQEFTTPAFVYTYSDHGKGDASRKLQRWARKYKIVDGQGDRLTLLNNWESTYFDFNESKLFGLLKDTKKLGVDLFLLDDGWFGNKFPRNGDHAGLGDWQENKLKLPNGIGSLVKEATADGVKFGIWIEPEMVNPKSELYSKHPDWVIKQPNRPEKYFRNQLVLDLANPKVQDFVFGIVDDLFTKNPTLAYIKWDCNAVIYNAYSAYLKKDQSHLYTDYVFGLYKVLERVRAKYPKVPLMLCSGGGGRVDYGALKYFTEFWPSDNTEPLERVFIQWEYSYFYPAMTSSNHVTDWGKQPIKFRTDVAMMGKLGFDIVVSKLSEQDLDYVHDALKNYEYLKDAIWHGDQYRLQSPWDNDAASIMYVNDSKSKAVVFNYLVNNRYGAGTKVPIRLKGLDPQKKYLVKEINLYPGSNSSIENNLVLTGDFLMTVGINPDVNSGRTSVVLQLEESR, from the coding sequence TTGAAAAAGAAGTTAATAAACAAAGTACTGCCATTTGGTGTGGTGCTTGTAAGTTCGGTTGTGATGGCTATGGGAAGCCACGCCCAAACTGTTACTATTCCTGTAGAAACGCAAAATAATGCCCTGGTGCTGCAAACCGATGGCGATAAAACCCTTAAAATGGTTTATTTCGGCAGCAAGCTGGGTAACGCCAAAGAGTATGAACAAATTGGTAAAATGTACCGACAGGCCGATGACTCAGGTGTGTTAACTGAAGCCTATATGGCATCAGGTTCGCAAAGCCTGGCCGAACCGGCAATAACGGTTACACATACCGATGGTAATAAATCCCTCAACCTAATTTATGTAAGCCACACCGTTACCAAAGTTGATGAAGATGTGAGCCTGCTGGCTGTTAACCTGAAAGATCCTGTTTATCCGTTTGAAGTAACATTATATTATAAAACCTATTTTAAAGAGGACGTTACCGAACAATGGTCGGTAATAAAACATAACGAAAAGGGTGAAGTAACGCTAAACAAATATGCATCAGCCAATCTTAATTTAAAAGGTAATGGCTTTTGGCTTAAACAATATCATGGTAACTGGGCATTGGAGATGCAGCCAGAAGAAGCAAAGCTAACCCACGGCATTAAAACTATTGATAGCAAGCTGGGCACCCGCGCCAATTTGTATGAGCCATCGATGTTCATGGTATCTATGGATAAACCGGCTACCGAGGATGAAGGCAAAGTAGTGCTGGGCGCGCTGGAATGGTCGGGTAATTTTAAAATCGACCTGGAGCTGGATGTATCAAATAACCTAAGGGTTATTGCCGGTATTAACAACGCAGCTGCCGAGTATCACCTCAAACCAGCTCAGGAATTTACCACGCCGGCGTTTGTTTATACTTACTCCGATCATGGCAAGGGAGATGCCAGCCGCAAGCTGCAACGCTGGGCACGCAAATATAAAATTGTTGACGGGCAGGGCGATAGACTTACCTTGCTGAACAACTGGGAGTCGACTTATTTTGATTTTAACGAAAGCAAACTGTTTGGTTTATTAAAAGATACAAAAAAATTAGGAGTCGATCTGTTTTTGTTGGACGATGGCTGGTTTGGCAATAAATTTCCACGTAATGGCGATCATGCAGGTTTAGGCGATTGGCAGGAAAATAAGTTGAAATTACCTAACGGGATCGGATCGTTGGTAAAAGAGGCAACGGCTGATGGCGTAAAATTTGGCATCTGGATTGAGCCCGAAATGGTTAACCCCAAAAGTGAGCTTTACAGCAAACATCCAGATTGGGTGATAAAACAACCAAACCGTCCCGAAAAATATTTCCGCAACCAGTTGGTGTTGGATCTTGCCAATCCTAAGGTACAGGATTTTGTATTTGGGATAGTGGATGACCTGTTTACCAAAAATCCTACCCTCGCCTATATTAAATGGGATTGCAACGCGGTGATCTATAATGCATATTCGGCTTATCTGAAAAAGGATCAATCGCATTTGTATACCGACTATGTTTTCGGTTTGTATAAAGTATTGGAACGTGTCAGGGCAAAATATCCCAAAGTACCTTTGATGCTATGCTCCGGCGGCGGTGGCCGTGTTGATTATGGTGCACTCAAATACTTTACCGAGTTTTGGCCAAGTGATAACACCGAACCCTTAGAAAGGGTGTTTATCCAATGGGAGTATTCCTACTTTTACCCGGCTATGACCAGCTCAAACCACGTTACCGACTGGGGTAAACAGCCAATAAAATTCCGCACAGATGTAGCGATGATGGGTAAACTTGGTTTTGATATTGTGGTAAGTAAATTAAGTGAGCAAGACCTTGACTATGTGCACGATGCCCTTAAAAATTACGAATACCTGAAAGATGCCATCTGGCACGGCGATCAATATCGCCTGCAATCGCCATGGGATAACGATGCAGCTTCTATCATGTATGTTAACGATAGCAAGTCAAAAGCGGTAGTATTTAACTATTTGGTTAATAATCGTTACGGAGCTGGAACAAAGGTGCCTATCCGCTTGAAAGGCCTCGATCCGCAAAAAAAATACCTGGTTAAAGAAATTAACCTTTATCCAGGCTCCAACTCATCTATCGAAAATAACCTGGTTTTAACAGGCGATTTTTTAATGACCGTAGGCATCAACCCCGATGTTAACAGCGGCAGAACAAGCGTTGTTTTACAGCTTGAAGAAAGCAGGTAA
- a CDS encoding outer membrane beta-barrel family protein — protein sequence MKKTLLCLFVLMFAATGYAQNRRGGGNGNGNNGAGNFGRQRGTTDQKGPLPFREVYGVVKDTANKKLEGATIKLVSATDSMVTSTGPTGKFRFGKVKSATFVITVTSVGFQTIVRKMLNNDESRSLELDAFVLKPQQHMLGEVVINGEPSVTYKADTVEYRASDYKVRPNATVDELIKKMEGVEVAKDGTVTHQGQAVVKARLNGKDYIGGDVAQAIKNLPADIVDKIQIVDDYGDQAARTGIKDGDPQKVLNITTRADRSVGNVGRLSAGVGSDDRYDNRLFFQRINGNEQIGLIGSFVNTVNGVSGGTGGGSGGTTKTGGPNISYRSYLTKKIQINTSYNYNFRDVNSINHSDGQQFSTLGTTNFIRNSNSQNNNKTHNVNLELEYNIDSANYLKVTPNFSYSGVNSTNTSQSFKTGLIHQDILGLTGSNNTVPSWGAIVFYQHLFKKPKRNLSFQVSYNRSDNKTANEQDNNIIYYQDSTNHVLKDSLVNRHISRSNLSKNFRTSFTYVEPLTDVSQLEFNAQVNSRSYDNQAYTYNIDSLGRRNLVDSLSNVFRYSFTETRLALNYRVNQKKYNISLGVTGVPTVLDGTKITGGVVSTHRTNFNLIPIARFQYVWSKQERFSVNYSGSPQEPTFNQIQPVRDESNPQNPVVGNPDLKPSFRNSINLQYNNYIVDSKFNVSANANVSFIKNQIVTNTVQIADTLGALKNETHYINLNGSYNIGGNYNISKQLADRKYNLSLNGTINYGHGISMSNNVQNFNTTWHFNERLGPQINPSESVEINPYVSYDVAKSYFTLPHSVNTNISTTALAIDGKFYFLTGRTATFGYIANKNFVKGISQNLTRNPLVINAYIEQQFFKRRNLTLTFQVFDILKQNNFISQVTTENSVTNTLSNAQSRYFMFSAKLNLQKWTGSPMRHGQRMKRRGDGSFIE from the coding sequence ATGAAAAAAACTTTACTCTGTTTATTTGTATTGATGTTTGCCGCCACAGGCTATGCCCAAAACCGCCGGGGAGGTGGCAATGGGAACGGAAACAATGGCGCCGGTAATTTCGGGAGGCAACGCGGTACAACAGATCAAAAAGGTCCTTTGCCTTTCAGGGAAGTTTATGGGGTAGTTAAGGATACCGCAAATAAAAAACTGGAAGGGGCAACTATTAAGCTGGTATCGGCTACAGATAGTATGGTTACCAGCACAGGGCCAACAGGTAAGTTCAGATTTGGGAAGGTTAAGTCGGCCACGTTTGTGATTACCGTTACCAGCGTGGGGTTTCAAACGATAGTACGCAAGATGCTGAACAACGACGAATCACGTAGCCTTGAGCTTGATGCCTTTGTTTTAAAGCCGCAGCAGCATATGCTGGGCGAGGTGGTGATAAACGGCGAACCAAGTGTAACTTATAAAGCAGATACGGTTGAATACCGTGCAAGCGATTACAAGGTACGCCCGAACGCAACTGTTGACGAGCTGATTAAAAAAATGGAGGGTGTAGAAGTTGCGAAAGACGGAACGGTTACCCACCAGGGGCAAGCAGTAGTAAAAGCCAGGCTGAACGGCAAAGACTATATAGGTGGCGATGTAGCGCAAGCAATTAAAAATTTGCCTGCAGATATTGTAGATAAAATCCAGATTGTTGATGATTATGGTGACCAGGCCGCCCGGACCGGGATTAAAGATGGTGATCCGCAGAAAGTACTTAATATCACTACCAGGGCCGATAGATCGGTAGGTAATGTTGGCCGGTTAAGCGCGGGTGTAGGTAGTGATGATCGTTATGATAACCGTTTGTTTTTTCAGCGGATAAACGGCAACGAACAGATAGGGCTGATAGGTAGTTTTGTAAACACGGTAAATGGGGTTTCGGGCGGAACAGGGGGCGGCAGCGGTGGTACTACCAAAACAGGCGGCCCCAATATCAGCTACCGGAGCTATCTCACCAAAAAGATACAAATAAATACCAGCTACAATTATAATTTCAGAGACGTTAATTCTATTAACCATAGCGATGGCCAACAGTTTAGCACATTGGGCACCACCAATTTTATCAGGAACTCCAATTCGCAGAATAATAACAAAACTCATAATGTGAACCTGGAACTGGAGTATAATATTGATAGTGCCAACTACCTGAAAGTTACACCCAATTTTAGCTACTCGGGCGTAAATTCAACAAACACATCTCAAAGTTTTAAAACCGGCCTTATTCACCAGGATATTCTGGGGCTAACCGGTAGCAATAATACTGTGCCCAGTTGGGGCGCTATTGTGTTTTATCAGCATTTATTTAAAAAGCCAAAGCGCAACCTGTCGTTTCAGGTAAGTTACAATCGCTCTGATAACAAAACAGCTAACGAGCAGGACAACAACATTATTTACTACCAGGACTCAACCAATCATGTTTTAAAAGATTCGTTGGTAAACCGCCATATTAGTCGCAGCAACCTGAGTAAGAATTTCAGAACCAGTTTTACTTATGTTGAACCGCTTACAGATGTATCGCAACTGGAGTTTAATGCGCAGGTAAATTCGCGCAGTTATGATAACCAGGCTTATACCTACAACATAGATTCGCTGGGCAGGCGCAACCTGGTCGACTCGCTGAGCAATGTTTTCAGATATTCATTTACCGAAACCCGGCTGGCTCTTAATTACCGTGTCAATCAAAAAAAATACAATATTTCGTTAGGCGTTACCGGTGTGCCAACCGTTTTGGATGGTACAAAAATAACCGGCGGGGTGGTAAGCACACATCGTACTAATTTTAACCTGATACCGATAGCGCGCTTTCAGTACGTGTGGTCAAAACAGGAGCGTTTTTCGGTTAACTACTCAGGTAGCCCGCAGGAGCCAACATTTAACCAGATTCAACCCGTGCGTGATGAATCCAATCCGCAAAACCCGGTTGTGGGTAACCCTGATTTGAAACCATCATTCAGGAACTCCATTAACCTGCAATACAATAATTACATAGTCGATTCAAAGTTCAACGTATCGGCCAACGCCAATGTAAGTTTTATCAAAAACCAGATTGTTACCAATACGGTGCAGATAGCCGATACCCTTGGTGCTTTAAAAAACGAAACGCATTACATAAACTTAAATGGCAGTTACAACATTGGCGGTAACTACAATATATCAAAACAACTGGCCGATCGAAAGTATAACTTATCACTCAATGGTACAATTAACTACGGACATGGCATATCCATGAGTAACAATGTACAAAACTTCAACACTACCTGGCATTTTAATGAGCGCTTAGGCCCTCAAATAAACCCAAGTGAATCGGTGGAGATAAATCCTTATGTTTCCTATGATGTGGCAAAATCATATTTTACATTGCCCCATTCGGTAAATACCAATATCAGCACAACGGCGTTGGCAATTGATGGAAAATTTTATTTCCTTACCGGCCGCACAGCTACTTTTGGATACATCGCCAACAAAAACTTTGTTAAAGGGATTTCGCAAAACCTTACGCGTAACCCATTGGTAATTAACGCTTACATTGAACAACAGTTTTTTAAGCGCCGCAACCTTACCCTTACGTTCCAGGTGTTTGATATTTTAAAACAAAACAACTTTATTAGCCAGGTAACTACCGAAAATTCGGTAACCAATACCCTCAGTAACGCGCAAAGCCGTTATTTCATGTTTAGTGCCAAACTAAACCTCCAAAAATGGACAGGCTCGCCAATGCGCCACGGACAGCGGATGAAAAGGAGAGGAGATGGGAGCTTTATTGAGTAG